From one Streptomyces sp. Q6 genomic stretch:
- a CDS encoding NUDIX domain-containing protein: MSASTHTTVAPVPDSHCSSCGAAYGAEVRGWPRTCPACESVAYRNPLPVAIAVQPVYDTAGTALVVITRTIAPARGEAALPGGFIDDREDWRHAVVRELNEETGIDAAARDVRLMDAMSAPDGHLLLFGLLPERPAAHLPSSAPTDETEGWHLLRRPAELAFPLHTSAVKGWFEGRYL; encoded by the coding sequence GTGTCCGCATCAACCCACACCACGGTCGCCCCCGTTCCGGATTCCCACTGTTCGAGCTGCGGAGCCGCCTACGGAGCCGAGGTGCGCGGATGGCCGCGCACCTGCCCGGCCTGCGAGTCCGTCGCCTACCGCAACCCGCTGCCCGTGGCGATCGCCGTGCAGCCCGTGTACGACACGGCCGGTACGGCACTCGTGGTGATCACCCGCACCATCGCGCCCGCGCGCGGCGAGGCGGCACTGCCCGGCGGTTTCATCGACGACCGCGAGGACTGGCGGCATGCCGTCGTCCGCGAACTCAACGAAGAGACCGGCATCGACGCGGCGGCCCGCGACGTACGCCTCATGGACGCCATGAGCGCCCCCGACGGCCATCTGCTGCTCTTCGGACTGCTCCCCGAACGCCCGGCCGCCCACCTGCCGTCCAGCGCGCCGACCGACGAGACCGAGGGCTGGCACCTCCTGCGCCGCCCCGCCGAACTGGCCTTCCCGCTGCACACGTCGGCCGTCAAAGGCTGGTTCGAAGGCCGCTACCTGTAG
- a CDS encoding SUKH-4 family immunity protein, protein MIEAYGLENVVFFPQYAEVEPRAGTLLSLVGLPHSDVFSSRIDPEDPYDAEFDPVALGSRFEHYGFPCPPESRSWWMLGNLFTSLIALDPESGKIYAFPEGEEGYIPLHRDVESFLFALIEFRKLEVDHDNETLEPEELSERFKQVVGEFDPTPFADEDSQWNLSLQELEDEMW, encoded by the coding sequence ATGATCGAAGCCTACGGCCTGGAGAACGTGGTTTTCTTCCCGCAATACGCGGAAGTCGAACCGCGCGCCGGTACGCTTCTCAGTCTGGTGGGGCTGCCGCATTCCGATGTGTTCTCGTCCCGGATCGACCCCGAGGACCCGTACGACGCGGAATTCGATCCAGTGGCACTCGGCAGTCGATTCGAGCACTACGGATTTCCGTGTCCCCCGGAAAGCCGTTCCTGGTGGATGCTGGGAAACCTCTTCACTTCGCTCATCGCGCTGGACCCGGAATCCGGAAAGATCTACGCCTTCCCCGAGGGGGAGGAGGGTTACATTCCGCTCCACCGGGATGTCGAGTCGTTCCTGTTCGCGCTGATCGAGTTCCGGAAGCTCGAAGTCGACCACGACAACGAGACCCTCGAACCCGAGGAGCTCTCCGAGCGGTTCAAGCAGGTCGTCGGTGAGTTCGACCCCACGCCCTTCGCGGACGAGGACTCCCAGTGGAACCTGTCCCTCCAGGAGCTGGAGGACGAGATGTGGTAG
- a CDS encoding nucleic acid/nucleotide deaminase domain-containing protein — protein MGYTIPGWLDDVLDFIGINFPNVDEDDYREMATAMRDFADKFEGHGGDAHKAFSRILSSSEGWAVDSMEKHWSQVKASHLDKLPELARLFADACDVLADIIFGMKTKAEVELAVMAGSVGISAGLAVVTGGLSALIGAAEVAAMRQLVKRIIDEAVDRIVDEVLAKITEPINAKLEAMVEDMVLDLAEGAFSMQTGGGHGGKSGHGGMQLASASGVAGSGAKITHIDHFEFEDGAGKVSAHGSELHLNASTHLTKAKNAFGRSKGKDPFTQAFDSVLHGALNGSEKALKKVAKHVSETVPDRVKASSKVHKDKDHGVKDDVNKIETKKGLDAEQRTYLLNADGTIQRVHPDGTTGKLDDHDRLRLDGIVRPDGTYYIPKTDKEKADFHADSDHKSRVKSQKVSPYGYDLAEATHAARKARGDSKGTNYAAGRYFDAEGRESVLVGYSNKLGHSERMIGRPLIHGGLQDGLTEVFSSREPCQKNPVCARWLDFHFSDNLKVTHAADYYDATGKTTNKEHIAYVNNLKKILDL, from the coding sequence ATGGGCTACACGATTCCGGGCTGGCTCGATGACGTCCTCGACTTCATCGGCATCAATTTCCCGAACGTGGACGAGGACGACTATCGCGAAATGGCCACGGCCATGCGCGACTTCGCGGACAAGTTCGAAGGCCACGGGGGCGACGCGCACAAGGCGTTCTCGCGCATCCTCTCGTCGTCCGAGGGCTGGGCCGTCGACTCGATGGAGAAGCACTGGAGCCAGGTCAAGGCCAGTCACCTCGACAAACTGCCCGAGCTTGCGCGGCTGTTCGCGGACGCCTGCGACGTCCTCGCGGACATCATCTTCGGGATGAAGACCAAGGCCGAGGTCGAACTCGCCGTCATGGCGGGGTCGGTGGGGATCTCCGCGGGGCTCGCGGTGGTCACCGGCGGCCTGTCCGCGCTGATCGGCGCCGCCGAGGTGGCCGCGATGCGGCAGCTGGTCAAGCGGATCATCGACGAGGCCGTGGACCGCATAGTCGACGAGGTCCTCGCCAAGATCACCGAGCCGATCAACGCCAAGCTGGAGGCCATGGTCGAGGACATGGTCCTCGACCTCGCCGAGGGCGCGTTCTCCATGCAGACCGGCGGCGGGCACGGCGGCAAGAGCGGGCACGGCGGAATGCAGCTCGCGTCGGCCAGCGGTGTGGCGGGCTCCGGGGCGAAGATCACCCACATCGACCACTTCGAGTTCGAGGACGGCGCCGGAAAGGTCTCGGCGCACGGCAGCGAACTCCACCTGAACGCTTCGACCCACCTCACCAAGGCGAAGAACGCATTCGGTCGGAGCAAAGGAAAGGACCCCTTCACCCAAGCCTTCGACAGCGTGTTGCACGGTGCGCTGAACGGATCAGAGAAGGCGCTGAAGAAGGTCGCGAAGCACGTATCGGAAACCGTCCCCGACCGGGTCAAGGCGTCATCGAAGGTCCACAAGGACAAGGACCACGGCGTCAAGGACGACGTCAACAAGATCGAGACCAAGAAGGGCCTCGACGCGGAGCAGCGAACCTATCTGCTGAACGCGGACGGAACGATTCAGCGGGTCCATCCCGACGGCACCACGGGAAAGCTCGACGATCACGACAGGCTGCGCCTCGACGGGATCGTCAGGCCGGACGGCACCTACTACATCCCGAAGACGGACAAGGAAAAGGCGGACTTCCACGCCGACAGTGACCACAAAAGTCGCGTCAAGTCCCAGAAGGTCAGCCCTTACGGGTACGACCTGGCGGAGGCCACGCACGCGGCGCGCAAGGCGCGTGGTGACAGCAAGGGTACGAACTACGCCGCCGGCCGCTATTTCGACGCGGAGGGCCGCGAGTCCGTCCTCGTCGGCTACAGCAACAAGCTCGGCCACTCCGAGCGCATGATCGGCCGCCCCCTGATCCACGGCGGTTTACAGGACGGCCTGACCGAGGTGTTCAGCTCACGAGAACCCTGCCAGAAGAACCCCGTCTGCGCGCGCTGGCTCGATTTCCACTTCAGTGACAATCTCAAAGTCACGCATGCGGCCGATTATTACGACGCGACCGGAAAGACGACGAACAAAGAACACATCGCATACGTCAACAATTTGAAGAAAATTCTGGATCTCTAG
- a CDS encoding SUKH-4 family immunity protein has protein sequence MSEHAPDPSVAHFGRDGMRRIDVPGAYAAGLPETSRRALREVGVPLHVASYFTAAEEAEGPTLGMFTGHRGLVMEGERADWVRLGTDRLAHLCVRPDGAVLAVFLARPEEDLFVSSDVEAFTSSLAALDRRLPVMAASTSLPVAAAAFRELNAELRQIDPEAFDQRESWWPRVLDDVRHTLNFPFSAAFEYVNDAGEKQIATDATGPGKAHPEELLWARLSAEGVAPARVRRVYCELEPCMMPGHYCAVWLQNLFPHAEFTHSFDYGETAESREEGLKELMTYSAQQAERP, from the coding sequence ATGTCCGAGCACGCCCCGGACCCGTCCGTCGCCCATTTCGGCCGAGACGGCATGCGCCGGATCGATGTGCCCGGCGCGTACGCGGCGGGCCTGCCCGAGACGAGCCGCAGGGCGTTGCGCGAGGTGGGGGTCCCGCTCCACGTGGCGTCCTACTTCACGGCGGCCGAAGAGGCGGAGGGGCCCACGCTCGGCATGTTCACCGGACACCGGGGGCTCGTCATGGAGGGCGAACGAGCCGACTGGGTCCGGCTCGGCACGGATCGTCTGGCCCACCTGTGCGTGCGTCCCGACGGCGCGGTCCTGGCCGTCTTCCTCGCACGTCCTGAAGAGGACCTGTTCGTCAGCAGTGACGTGGAGGCGTTCACCTCCTCGCTGGCGGCCCTGGACCGCCGCCTGCCCGTGATGGCTGCGTCCACGAGCCTGCCCGTCGCGGCGGCGGCCTTCAGAGAGCTGAACGCCGAGCTGCGGCAGATCGACCCGGAGGCCTTCGACCAGCGTGAGAGCTGGTGGCCGCGCGTGCTCGACGACGTCCGCCACACCCTGAACTTCCCGTTCTCGGCCGCCTTCGAGTACGTGAACGACGCCGGCGAGAAGCAGATCGCCACGGACGCCACCGGCCCCGGCAAGGCCCACCCGGAGGAGCTGCTGTGGGCGCGCCTGTCCGCCGAGGGCGTGGCGCCCGCGCGGGTGCGCCGCGTCTACTGCGAACTGGAGCCCTGCATGATGCCGGGCCACTACTGCGCCGTATGGCTCCAGAACCTCTTCCCGCACGCGGAGTTCACGCACAGCTTCGACTACGGCGAGACGGCCGAGTCCCGCGAAGAGGGCCTCAAGGAGCTGATGACGTACAGCGCACAGCAGGCGGAGCGTCCGTGA
- a CDS encoding Zn-ribbon domain-containing OB-fold protein produces the protein MVRTRTPVVADWFAGEGGDFRLLGTRCTACSSVFFPREDALCRNPGCAGGELVEVPLSRRGRVWSYTDARYRPPEPYVTDRELPWQPYTLIAVELAAERLVVLGQGAPGVSVVDLEVGMEVEVVPGVLNEEGDDETGTVWTTWHWRPTGVAA, from the coding sequence GTGGTGCGCACGCGTACACCGGTCGTCGCCGATTGGTTCGCCGGCGAGGGGGGCGACTTCCGGCTCCTGGGGACCCGTTGCACCGCCTGTTCGTCGGTCTTCTTCCCCCGCGAGGACGCGCTGTGCCGCAATCCCGGCTGTGCGGGCGGCGAACTCGTGGAGGTGCCGCTGTCGCGGCGCGGGCGCGTCTGGTCGTACACCGACGCCCGCTACCGGCCGCCGGAGCCGTACGTCACGGACCGGGAACTTCCGTGGCAGCCCTACACGTTGATCGCTGTGGAGCTCGCGGCGGAGCGACTCGTGGTGCTCGGTCAGGGAGCGCCCGGGGTCTCCGTGGTCGATCTGGAGGTCGGCATGGAGGTGGAGGTCGTCCCGGGGGTTCTGAACGAGGAGGGGGACGACGAGACCGGGACGGTCTGGACGACGTGGCACTGGCGGCCGACGGGGGTGGCGGCATGA
- a CDS encoding lipid-transfer protein gives MTGDVAVLGAGMHPWGKWGRSFVEYGTAAARAALTDAGIDWRDVGSVVGADTVRGGYPGYVAGATFAKALGWQGARMASVYAACASGAQAVNTARAQILAGLADVVLVVGADAAPKGFFRPAGGERADDPDWLRFRLLGATNPTYFGLYARRRMALYGDTLEDFAQVKVKNAACGALNPLARYRKRVTAEEVAGSAVVADPLRLLDICATSDGGAALVLSSMEFARRHGAADPVRVRAVSTVTPTYPNTVLDLPDIATDSAAGVEPEGPGFRASITRAAYEEAGIGPDELSLAEVYDLSTALELQWYEDLGLCGAGEGAKLLREGATAPGGRIPVNASGGLASFGEAVPAQAIAQVCELTWQLRGTAGARQVAGARVGITANQGLFGHGSAVVAVR, from the coding sequence ATGACGGGGGACGTGGCGGTACTGGGCGCGGGCATGCACCCGTGGGGCAAGTGGGGGCGCAGTTTCGTCGAGTACGGGACGGCCGCGGCGCGGGCCGCGCTCACCGACGCGGGGATCGACTGGCGTGACGTGGGGTCCGTGGTCGGCGCGGACACCGTGCGCGGCGGATACCCGGGGTATGTGGCCGGGGCGACGTTCGCCAAGGCGCTCGGCTGGCAGGGCGCCAGGATGGCCAGCGTGTACGCGGCATGCGCGTCGGGGGCCCAGGCTGTCAACACCGCGCGGGCGCAGATCCTCGCGGGTCTCGCCGACGTGGTGCTCGTGGTGGGCGCCGACGCCGCCCCCAAGGGGTTCTTCCGGCCCGCCGGAGGGGAGCGGGCCGATGACCCCGACTGGCTGCGGTTCCGTCTGCTCGGGGCGACGAATCCGACCTACTTCGGGCTCTACGCCCGCCGCCGGATGGCGCTGTACGGCGACACCCTGGAGGACTTCGCGCAGGTCAAGGTGAAGAACGCCGCCTGCGGAGCGCTGAATCCGCTCGCGCGCTACCGCAAGCGGGTGACAGCCGAGGAGGTCGCCGGATCCGCCGTCGTGGCCGATCCGTTGCGGCTGCTCGACATCTGCGCGACCTCCGACGGGGGCGCTGCGCTGGTGCTGTCCAGCATGGAGTTCGCGCGGCGGCACGGGGCGGCGGACCCCGTACGCGTACGCGCCGTCTCGACGGTCACGCCCACGTATCCGAACACGGTGCTCGACCTACCGGACATCGCCACCGACTCGGCCGCGGGGGTCGAGCCCGAGGGGCCGGGGTTCCGCGCGTCCATCACGCGCGCCGCGTACGAGGAGGCCGGGATCGGGCCCGACGAGCTGTCGCTCGCCGAGGTCTACGACCTGTCGACCGCCCTTGAGTTGCAGTGGTACGAGGACCTGGGTCTGTGCGGCGCCGGAGAGGGGGCCAAGCTGCTGCGGGAGGGTGCGACCGCTCCCGGCGGCCGCATACCGGTGAACGCCAGTGGGGGGCTCGCCTCCTTCGGGGAGGCGGTGCCCGCACAGGCCATCGCGCAGGTCTGCGAGCTGACCTGGCAGTTGCGGGGCACGGCGGGCGCGCGGCAGGTGGCGGGGGCCAGGGTCGGGATCACCGCCAACCAAGGCCTGTTCGGGCACGGTTCGGCCGTCGTCGCCGTACGCTGA
- a CDS encoding MIP/aquaporin family protein produces MSNGDIFIGEVIGTGILILFGAGVCAAVTLKHSKARASGWIVIAFGWGFAVLAGAYTAAPLSGGHLNPAVTIGIAVDTGKWDKVWVYLLGQMVGAMLGAVLAYLVYLAQFNANVSSSVKSADAVDEDGPTPTLGIFSTIPEIRNPVANLLTEIIATIGLVLPILAFGLTKGLGESGTQVLIVALLVVGIGLSLGGPTGYAINPARDLGPRIVHQFLPIPNKGTSDWGYALVPVVGPLIGGALAGLIYNVAF; encoded by the coding sequence ATGAGCAACGGAGACATTTTCATCGGTGAGGTCATCGGCACCGGCATCCTGATCCTGTTCGGCGCGGGGGTCTGCGCCGCGGTCACTCTCAAACACTCCAAGGCGAGGGCCTCCGGGTGGATCGTCATCGCGTTCGGGTGGGGGTTCGCCGTGCTCGCCGGGGCCTACACCGCGGCCCCGCTCTCGGGCGGCCATCTCAACCCCGCCGTCACGATCGGCATCGCCGTGGACACCGGCAAGTGGGACAAGGTCTGGGTCTATCTGCTCGGGCAGATGGTCGGCGCGATGCTGGGCGCCGTCCTCGCGTACCTGGTGTACCTCGCGCAGTTCAACGCCAATGTGAGCTCCAGCGTGAAGTCGGCGGACGCCGTGGACGAGGACGGTCCGACGCCGACGCTCGGCATCTTCTCCACGATCCCCGAGATCCGTAACCCGGTCGCGAACCTGCTCACGGAGATCATCGCGACCATTGGTCTCGTCCTGCCCATCCTCGCGTTCGGCCTGACCAAGGGGCTCGGCGAATCCGGCACCCAGGTGCTGATCGTGGCGCTGCTGGTGGTCGGCATCGGTCTGTCGCTCGGTGGGCCGACGGGGTACGCCATCAACCCGGCGCGCGACCTGGGCCCGCGCATCGTCCACCAGTTCCTGCCCATCCCCAACAAGGGCACCTCCGACTGGGGTTACGCCCTCGTCCCGGTCGTCGGGCCGCTCATCGGCGGCGCGCTGGCGGGACTCATCTACAACGTGGCGTTCTGA
- the glpK gene encoding glycerol kinase GlpK codes for MPDTSVKYVAAIDQGTTSSRCIIFDQNGAIVSVDQREHRQIFPKPGWVEHDATEIWSKVQAVVAGAVAKAGLRADQLSALGITNQRETTVLWDRSTGKPVHNAIVWQDTRTSGLCNELGGTDGQDRFRDQTGLPLASYFSGPKAAWLLDNVPGLRARAERGEIAFGTIDSWLIWNLTGGTDGGVHVTDVTNAGRTMLMNLETLQWDPSILSAMNVPEAILPEIRSSAEVYGTAVGQLSGVPVASALGDQHAAIFGQACYDAGTAKNTYGTGSFLLLNTGNRPVPSKSGLLTTLGYKIGSEAPVYCLEGSIAITGALVQWFRDQLGIIKNADEIETLAASVDDNGGAYIVPAFSGLFAPYWRSDARGVVTGLTRYVTKAHLARAVLEATSWQTREVVDAMYQDSGVQITTLKVDGGMTKNNLLMQHQADVLGVPVVRPKVSETTCLGAAYAAGLATGVWNDLDELKAHWQKDAEWTPAMDPQIRDREYHNWRKAVEKSFGWHEDGA; via the coding sequence ATGCCCGACACTTCCGTGAAGTACGTCGCCGCCATCGATCAGGGCACCACCTCGAGCCGCTGCATCATCTTCGACCAGAACGGCGCCATCGTCTCCGTCGACCAGCGCGAGCACCGCCAGATCTTCCCGAAGCCGGGCTGGGTCGAGCACGACGCCACCGAGATCTGGTCCAAGGTCCAGGCCGTGGTGGCCGGCGCGGTCGCCAAGGCCGGTCTGCGCGCGGACCAGCTCAGCGCCCTCGGTATCACCAACCAACGCGAGACGACGGTCCTGTGGGACCGGTCGACCGGCAAACCCGTGCACAACGCGATCGTCTGGCAGGACACGCGGACGTCGGGGCTCTGCAACGAACTGGGCGGAACCGACGGGCAGGACCGTTTCCGCGACCAGACGGGGCTGCCGCTCGCGAGCTACTTCTCCGGGCCGAAAGCGGCCTGGCTGCTCGACAACGTGCCGGGTCTGCGAGCCCGCGCGGAACGCGGCGAGATCGCCTTCGGCACGATCGACTCGTGGCTGATCTGGAACCTGACCGGCGGCACCGACGGCGGCGTCCACGTCACCGACGTCACCAACGCCGGGCGCACCATGCTGATGAACCTGGAGACCCTCCAGTGGGATCCGTCGATCCTGTCGGCGATGAACGTCCCGGAGGCGATCCTTCCGGAGATCCGCTCGTCGGCCGAGGTGTACGGCACCGCGGTCGGGCAGCTCTCGGGCGTGCCGGTGGCCTCCGCCCTCGGCGACCAGCACGCGGCCATCTTCGGGCAGGCCTGCTACGACGCGGGTACGGCGAAGAACACGTACGGCACCGGCAGCTTCCTGCTGCTCAACACCGGGAACCGGCCCGTGCCGTCGAAGAGCGGGCTGCTCACCACCCTCGGCTACAAGATCGGGTCCGAGGCGCCGGTGTACTGCCTCGAAGGGTCGATCGCGATCACCGGTGCCCTGGTGCAGTGGTTCCGCGACCAGCTCGGCATCATCAAGAACGCCGACGAGATCGAGACGCTGGCCGCGAGTGTGGACGACAACGGCGGCGCGTACATCGTGCCCGCGTTCTCGGGTCTGTTCGCGCCGTACTGGCGTTCCGACGCGCGCGGTGTCGTCACGGGTCTGACCCGGTACGTCACCAAGGCGCATCTGGCGCGGGCCGTCCTGGAGGCGACGAGCTGGCAGACCCGTGAGGTCGTCGACGCCATGTACCAGGACTCCGGGGTGCAGATCACGACCCTGAAGGTCGACGGTGGCATGACGAAGAACAACCTCCTGATGCAGCACCAGGCGGACGTCCTCGGCGTGCCCGTCGTCCGGCCCAAGGTCTCCGAGACGACGTGCCTGGGCGCGGCCTACGCGGCCGGGCTCGCGACGGGCGTGTGGAACGACCTGGACGAGCTGAAGGCGCACTGGCAGAAGGACGCCGAGTGGACGCCGGCCATGGACCCGCAGATCCGTGACCGGGAGTACCACAACTGGCGCAAGGCCGTGGAGAAGAGCTTCGGCTGGCACGAGGACGGCGCGTGA
- a CDS encoding GTP-binding protein, translating into MIFGRSERGRAPVEPVTLKILVAGGFGVGKTTLVGAVSEIRPLRTEEPLSEAGRPVDDTRHVKGKHTTTVAMDFGRITVREDLVLYLFGTPGQDRFWFLWDELATGALGAVVLADTRRLEDCFAAVDYFERRSIPFVVGVNCFEGAARYPADSVRQALDLDPGVPVVLCDAREKDSVKDVLIGVVEHAAATAARLRQPAAT; encoded by the coding sequence ATGATCTTCGGGCGTTCCGAGCGCGGCAGGGCCCCCGTCGAGCCCGTCACGCTCAAGATCCTCGTGGCCGGCGGCTTCGGCGTGGGCAAGACGACCCTCGTCGGCGCGGTCAGCGAGATCAGGCCCCTGCGGACGGAGGAGCCGCTCAGCGAGGCGGGCCGCCCCGTCGACGACACGCGGCACGTCAAGGGCAAGCACACCACCACGGTGGCCATGGACTTCGGCCGGATCACGGTCCGCGAGGACCTCGTCCTGTACCTCTTCGGCACCCCGGGACAGGACCGCTTCTGGTTCCTGTGGGACGAGCTGGCGACGGGCGCCCTGGGGGCGGTCGTCCTCGCCGACACCCGCCGCCTGGAGGACTGCTTCGCCGCCGTCGACTACTTCGAGCGGCGCTCCATCCCGTTCGTCGTCGGCGTCAACTGCTTCGAGGGGGCCGCCCGATATCCCGCGGACTCCGTACGCCAGGCCCTCGACCTCGACCCCGGCGTCCCCGTCGTGCTCTGCGACGCGCGGGAGAAGGACTCCGTGAAGGACGTCCTCATCGGCGTCGTCGAGCACGCGGCGGCCACCGCGGCGCGGCTCCGCCAGCCCGCGGCCACCTGA
- a CDS encoding DUF742 domain-containing protein → MSADGEGTQETHHWFDDEAGPVVRPYAMTRGRTTSAAQHRLDLIAVVVAEHRGAEAVADQTLSPEHVDIVELCGDSPQSVAELAAELDLPIGVVRVLIGDLVDDELVHVTRPVPPAELPDESILRDVIDGLRAL, encoded by the coding sequence ATGAGCGCAGACGGTGAGGGGACGCAGGAGACGCACCACTGGTTCGACGACGAAGCCGGGCCGGTCGTCCGTCCGTACGCCATGACACGCGGCCGCACCACCAGCGCGGCCCAGCATCGCCTCGACCTCATCGCCGTCGTCGTCGCGGAACACCGCGGCGCCGAGGCGGTGGCCGACCAGACGCTGTCGCCGGAGCACGTCGACATCGTCGAACTGTGTGGCGACAGCCCGCAGTCGGTGGCCGAACTCGCCGCCGAACTCGACCTTCCCATCGGCGTGGTGCGCGTCCTGATCGGCGATCTCGTCGATGACGAACTGGTCCACGTGACCCGTCCCGTGCCGCCCGCCGAGCTGCCGGACGAGAGCATTCTGCGCGATGTGATCGACGGCCTCAGAGCGCTCTGA
- a CDS encoding roadblock/LC7 domain-containing protein, producing the protein MTAPKATAHTTNGGSGELNWLLDDLVERVAAIRKAIVLSGDGLPTGVSKDLSREDGEHLAAVASGFHSLAKGVGRHFDAGGVRQTVVELDDAFLFVTAAGDGSCLAVLSDADSDVGLVAYEMTLLVKRVGVHLGTAPRTDLPAGG; encoded by the coding sequence ATGACCGCACCGAAGGCCACCGCGCACACCACGAACGGTGGTTCGGGGGAGCTGAACTGGCTCCTCGACGACCTGGTCGAGCGGGTCGCCGCCATCCGCAAGGCGATCGTGCTCTCGGGGGACGGACTTCCGACCGGGGTCTCCAAGGACCTCAGTCGTGAGGACGGCGAACATCTCGCCGCCGTCGCCTCCGGATTCCACAGCCTCGCCAAGGGCGTCGGGCGCCACTTCGACGCGGGCGGCGTCCGGCAGACCGTCGTCGAGCTCGACGACGCCTTCCTGTTCGTCACCGCGGCCGGCGACGGCAGTTGCCTCGCGGTCCTGTCCGACGCGGACTCCGATGTCGGCCTCGTCGCCTACGAGATGACTCTGCTGGTCAAGCGGGTCGGCGTGCATCTGGGGACGGCTCCGCGCACGGATCTGCCCGCCGGAGGGTAG